The window CGAGCTTCTTTTCCGGAAGCACCATGTCTTTGGGAAACGAGTGGCGCTTGTTGATATCCTTTTCGGTTATGTTGGGATTTTCGAGAAAGAAGGACTCGATAGTTTTTAACGCGAGTTTGCTGGCAACTTCCCCCGCGGCGTGACCGCCCATCCCGTCAGCTACCAGGTAGAGCCCCAAATTCACATTCACCAATACGGAGTCTTCGTTGTTAGTTCGCCGTTTCCCAACGTCCGTTATCGCGAAGTGTGAATACTTCATCTTTTCTTCCTGCCTCCTTTCCTTGCTCCCTTGCTCCCTTTCTTATGGAGAAGATAGTCAATGGAATCCAATAGCGCTTGCCAGCTTGCTTCGATGATATTTTCCGAAACACCTACTGTCCCCCACTTGCCGCCGGAATCATCGCCGGATTCTATGAGAACCCGCGTCTTCGCCTTTGAACCGGATGTTTCATCGAGTATGCGCACCTTGAAATCAAGGAGACGGATGTTGCGAAGTTCGGGATAATAGTCTGTAAGAGCCTTTCTGATGGCCCTGTCCATCGCGTTTACCGGCCCGTTCCCTTCCGCGACCGCGTGATGCACCTCTCCGTCAGGGGTCCTTACCATTATCACCGCCTCGCTGAAAGGTGTCATCTGGTCGGACGAGATGGAAACTATCGTTCTTGCCCGTAGAACGTCGAATTTCTTTTCCCATTCACCCTTGGCCTTTTTCATTAATATCTCCAGCGATCCGTCCGCCCCTTCAAAAAGGAAACCCTGATTTTCAAGTTCCTTGATGTTCGCGACAATGCTTTTCGCTACCGGGTCGCCCGACTCGATATCTATACCATACTCGCGCGCCTTCGCAAGAATGCTCCCCTTCCCGGCAAGGTCCGATATGAGAATGCGTCTGCTGTTGCCGACCATTTCCGGCGCAATATGCTCATATGTTTTCGAATTTTTCAGAACCGCGTCGACATGCAGTCCCCCCTTGTGGGCAAACGCTGAATCCCCTACATACGGCTGATGGATGCGGTGCCTCATGTTCGCCATCTCGTACACATAGAGAGAGGCTTCCCTCATTTTTTTCATGTTTGAGGGTGAGATGCAGTCATACCCCGCTTTCAGCTGAAGCGCCGGAACCACGGAACAGAGATTGACATTTCCGCACCTCTCCCCTATTCCGTTCATCGTTCCATGCACCTGCAACGCGCCTGCCCTGACGGCGGCTATCGTATTCGCCACCGCGGTATCGGTATCGTTATGGCAGTGTATCCCCACCTTGCCGTCGACCTTGCTTATGACATCGGCGACAATATCCCCCACATCGTGAGGGAGGAAACCGCCGTTCGTGTCGCAGAGGATCACCCAGTCGGCGCCGGCGTCCAGCGCCGCCTTCAGCGTTTTTACGGCATAATCTGGATTGCTCCTGTACCCGTCGAAAAAATGCTCCGCGTCGAACATCACCTCTTTTACGCGCGATTTGAGATAGCGAATGGAACCTGCTATCAGCTCAAGATTGACGTCTCTGCTGACCTTAAGCACGTCGGTTACATGGAGGTCCCAGCTTTTTCCGACGATCGTTACAACGGGTGCGCCGCATTCTACGAGGAGTTTCAGGTTAGGGTCCTTTGCAGGGGTGAACTTCGGACTGTGAGTGCTTCCAAAAGCGGCGACCTTGATGTTTTTAAGCTTCAGCTTTTTTACTTCCCTGAAGAACGCCTCGTCCTTCGGGTTTGAGCCGGGGAATCCCCCTTCAATATAATGGAAACCGAGGTCATCAAGTTTCTTGGCTATACCGAGTTTATCCTCCAGCGAGAAGGAGACGTCTTCCGCCTGACTCCCGTCCCGCAGTGTGGAATCATAGATCAGTATCTGCCTTGCCGCTTTCACTTTACCGTTTTTTCTTTCTCCATTTCAAAACCGTCATGAAGCAGTTTTACCGCCTTGTCTATTTCGTCTTTCCTTATTACGCACGAAACTTTTATTTCGGACGTCGATATCATCTGGATGTTTATCCCGCCATCAGCCAGAAGGCGGAACATCCTTGCCGCAACACCGGTATGGCTCCTCATGCCGACGCCGACGATGGAAACCTTACCGACATTCTCTTCCAGCAGAACCTCGCGGGCCTTGATTTCACTTGCCGCCCCTTTCAGTCCAGAAAGAGCCTTCTTCGACTCGTCGCTGGGAACCGTAAGAGAAATACTTGTAAGCCCCTTCTCCCCTACGTTCTGAATTATCATATCAACGTTTATGTTGTGATGCGCCAGCGAGTCGAAGATCTTCGCGGCGCAACCCGGTTTGTCGGGTACGTCTGCAATGGTGATCTTCGCCTGATCCTTGTTGTACACAACCCCTGAAACCAAAACCTCTTCCATAGAAGGCTCCTCCGCTGTTACCCATGTACCGGGTCCGTTTGTAAAAGATGATTTTACCAGAATCGGCATGTTATATTTCGCGGCAAACTCAACCGACCTGGTCTGCAATACCTTCGCGCCGAGACTCGCCATCTCCAGCATCTCTTCGTACGAGATCCTGTCGATCCGTCTCGCTTCGGGAACGATTCGCGGATCGGTCGTGAATACTCCATCCACATCGGTGTATATCTCGCACTGATCCGCTTTCAGCGCCACGGCAAGCGCAACCGCGGTTGTGTCCGATCCCCCTCTGCCGAGCGTCGTGACCGAATCAACCTCCTCGCTGTACCCCTGAAAACCGGCTACAACAACCACATGGTCCCGCTCAAGCCATTTGAATATGTTCTTTGTATCAATGTTCCTTATCCTCGCCTTGGTATGCGCTCCATCTGTGAATATGCCGGACTGCCTCCCCGTAAGCGAAATTGCGTCTATCCCGCGCGATTTCAGGATCATCGCCAGTAGCGGGATGGTTATCCTTTCACCGGAAGAGAGGAGCATATCCATCTCCCTTTCATCCGGATTGTCGCTCGCCTGCTTTGCCAGTTCGACAAGAGAGTTGGTTTCCCCCGCCATCGCGGAAAGAACGACCACCATGCGGTTCCCTTCCGCCTTTCTTGAGGCAACCTTGTCTGCGACTTTTTTCAGCCGCTCGACATCAGCTACCGACGTTCCTCCGTACTTCTGAACTATAAATGCCATAATTTTCTAATTGTATCTTTTATGCATCCAAGGTTAAAGAGATTCTATTATAAAAAAACCCTTACTTTTTTTATAAACCGCTGATGTACACCGATAACTTCACGCATCCCTTCCAGGATTTTTAATAGTGCGCTTTCTTCCCGGTTATCTCACTTAAACTGATTTTTATTATCGCTACCTTGCTGGTTTCCTTTTCTGTAAATACAAATTCACGGCTGTCGTAGTGCGCCATCAGTATCTTGAGAGCTTCCAGCTTTTCCTCTGTATCCTCTACCAGCTCAGCCGTGCCAAAGCCTATAACGCTCTTATATTTCGCCCCCCAGTCGCACGCGATATCACCTTTTCTTTCGAGTTCATACCCGGTTTCAAACTCAACACATACGTTGCTGTTTGCGGCGATAATGTCGAGTTTTCGCCCCTTTATTG is drawn from Nitrospinota bacterium and contains these coding sequences:
- the cimA gene encoding citramalate synthase, giving the protein MKAARQILIYDSTLRDGSQAEDVSFSLEDKLGIAKKLDDLGFHYIEGGFPGSNPKDEAFFREVKKLKLKNIKVAAFGSTHSPKFTPAKDPNLKLLVECGAPVVTIVGKSWDLHVTDVLKVSRDVNLELIAGSIRYLKSRVKEVMFDAEHFFDGYRSNPDYAVKTLKAALDAGADWVILCDTNGGFLPHDVGDIVADVISKVDGKVGIHCHNDTDTAVANTIAAVRAGALQVHGTMNGIGERCGNVNLCSVVPALQLKAGYDCISPSNMKKMREASLYVYEMANMRHRIHQPYVGDSAFAHKGGLHVDAVLKNSKTYEHIAPEMVGNSRRILISDLAGKGSILAKAREYGIDIESGDPVAKSIVANIKELENQGFLFEGADGSLEILMKKAKGEWEKKFDVLRARTIVSISSDQMTPFSEAVIMVRTPDGEVHHAVAEGNGPVNAMDRAIRKALTDYYPELRNIRLLDFKVRILDETSGSKAKTRVLIESGDDSGGKWGTVGVSENIIEASWQALLDSIDYLLHKKGSKGARKGGRKKR
- a CDS encoding aspartate kinase gives rise to the protein MAFIVQKYGGTSVADVERLKKVADKVASRKAEGNRMVVVLSAMAGETNSLVELAKQASDNPDEREMDMLLSSGERITIPLLAMILKSRGIDAISLTGRQSGIFTDGAHTKARIRNIDTKNIFKWLERDHVVVVAGFQGYSEEVDSVTTLGRGGSDTTAVALAVALKADQCEIYTDVDGVFTTDPRIVPEARRIDRISYEEMLEMASLGAKVLQTRSVEFAAKYNMPILVKSSFTNGPGTWVTAEEPSMEEVLVSGVVYNKDQAKITIADVPDKPGCAAKIFDSLAHHNINVDMIIQNVGEKGLTSISLTVPSDESKKALSGLKGAASEIKAREVLLEENVGKVSIVGVGMRSHTGVAARMFRLLADGGINIQMISTSEIKVSCVIRKDEIDKAVKLLHDGFEMEKEKTVK
- a CDS encoding pyridoxamine 5'-phosphate oxidase family protein; this translates as MHRKDKEITDISEMESVIKSAEICRIGLCDGDMPYVVPVNFGYREMKVYVHCAIKGRKLDIIAANSNVCVEFETGYELERKGDIACDWGAKYKSVIGFGTAELVEDTEEKLEALKILMAHYDSREFVFTEKETSKVAIIKISLSEITGKKAHY